A window of the Aeromicrobium phoceense genome harbors these coding sequences:
- a CDS encoding Ig-like domain-containing protein produces MYRRVTSVATSAAVGLAAAVALMPASAQAAPETFTGRVQVIVGDTIIGCASTQIQAYGDLPGISQSTDGALRVSVSAGTQQQMAIEGRDGSVLGVDDSAAAYPMTGTDPQYTFLSMQEPLAAGSPSVARRQSAIWSVDPATMDLSATYVRDDLTVLDMTAHTFGHEYFISLTPNFAAVANGFPMARQATLRLGETCSGLVQVDEAQAITFTSAAPSPAYPGQTYTVAATGGASENAVSFSSATSDVCSVDGTTVTFDAVGTCTIDANQAAATGYSAAPTVSQDIAVSAIASSVALDLADAAVVTGQTTTAQATVDVIAGTVAAAGGSVQFAVDGADVGAPVAVDSDGLASSPELGAGVGSHQVTATYVPASAHHLGSTSSASLTVTAANTTTKLSVKPTELSATVAPVAPGAGTPTGDVTFRVDGTKVGTAALADGIAKLDFTVPTDTAHGVSAEYTGSTDFNASSASTSRSNPTITSHVSSAQKSRGGWYRTPVTVSFTCDTKGAELATACPKPVTVSRQGASRVSRTIHTADGGVATVTASVKLDRSAPSVGVKGVKPGHSYFDAPTPKCSAKDSLSGVKTCKVTTQRRGSKVVVTAKATDVAGNVRSKRISYRLAAYTIQGAKRKNGVFQVRHGETYTIRVRGSKAKYVYATPAPGKPHRGSVPFKKAGKNTWALGVTMSMTTSATRSWNLGYTQHGKLHVIKVKVIG; encoded by the coding sequence ATGTATCGACGCGTCACCTCCGTCGCGACCAGTGCGGCCGTCGGCCTCGCTGCCGCTGTGGCCCTCATGCCCGCCAGCGCCCAAGCGGCCCCCGAGACGTTCACCGGACGCGTCCAGGTGATCGTCGGCGACACCATCATCGGCTGCGCGTCCACCCAGATCCAGGCCTACGGCGACCTCCCGGGGATCAGCCAGTCCACCGACGGAGCACTGCGCGTCTCCGTCTCGGCAGGGACCCAGCAGCAGATGGCGATCGAGGGTCGGGACGGAAGCGTGCTCGGCGTGGACGACTCCGCGGCCGCCTACCCGATGACCGGGACGGATCCGCAGTACACCTTCCTCAGCATGCAGGAGCCCCTCGCCGCGGGTTCACCGTCGGTCGCGCGGCGTCAGAGCGCGATCTGGTCGGTCGATCCGGCCACGATGGATCTCTCCGCGACCTACGTGCGCGACGACCTCACCGTCCTGGACATGACGGCCCACACGTTCGGGCACGAGTACTTCATCTCCCTCACCCCCAACTTCGCTGCCGTGGCGAACGGGTTCCCCATGGCGCGCCAGGCCACCTTGCGCCTCGGTGAGACCTGCTCCGGTCTCGTGCAGGTCGATGAAGCGCAAGCCATCACGTTCACCTCCGCCGCTCCGAGCCCCGCGTACCCGGGCCAGACGTACACGGTCGCGGCGACCGGCGGCGCGTCCGAGAACGCGGTCAGCTTCTCGTCGGCCACCTCCGATGTCTGCTCGGTCGACGGCACCACGGTGACGTTCGACGCCGTCGGCACCTGCACGATCGACGCGAACCAGGCCGCGGCCACGGGCTACTCGGCCGCCCCGACCGTGAGCCAGGACATCGCCGTCAGCGCGATCGCCAGCTCGGTCGCACTCGACCTCGCTGACGCCGCCGTCGTGACCGGCCAGACCACCACCGCACAGGCCACTGTCGACGTCATCGCGGGCACGGTCGCCGCGGCGGGCGGCTCGGTCCAGTTCGCGGTCGACGGCGCCGACGTCGGTGCCCCGGTCGCCGTCGACTCCGACGGCCTCGCGTCCAGCCCCGAGCTCGGCGCGGGCGTCGGCTCGCACCAGGTCACCGCGACCTACGTCCCCGCGAGCGCCCACCACCTCGGCTCCACGAGCAGCGCCTCGCTGACCGTCACGGCCGCGAACACCACCACGAAGCTCTCGGTGAAGCCCACCGAGCTCTCGGCCACCGTCGCGCCGGTCGCGCCGGGCGCCGGCACCCCCACCGGTGACGTCACGTTCCGCGTCGACGGCACGAAGGTCGGCACCGCCGCCCTCGCGGACGGCATCGCGAAGCTCGACTTCACCGTGCCGACCGACACGGCGCACGGCGTCTCGGCCGAGTACACCGGCAGCACGGACTTCAACGCCTCCTCCGCGTCGACCTCGCGCTCGAACCCGACCATCACGAGCCACGTGAGCTCGGCCCAGAAGTCGCGCGGCGGCTGGTACCGCACGCCGGTCACGGTCTCGTTCACCTGCGACACCAAGGGCGCCGAGCTGGCCACCGCCTGCCCGAAGCCCGTCACGGTGTCCCGCCAGGGCGCCAGCCGGGTGTCCCGCACCATCCACACCGCCGACGGCGGCGTCGCCACCGTCACCGCCTCGGTCAAGCTCGATCGCAGCGCCCCGAGCGTCGGCGTCAAGGGCGTCAAGCCCGGTCACAGCTACTTCGACGCCCCCACGCCGAAGTGCTCGGCCAAGGACTCGCTCTCGGGCGTGAAGACGTGCAAGGTCACCACGCAGCGTCGCGGCAGCAAGGTCGTCGTGACCGCGAAGGCCACTGACGTCGCCGGCAACGTCCGCAGCAAGCGGATCTCGTACCGCCTCGCCGCCTACACGATCCAGGGCGCCAAGCGGAAGAACGGCGTCTTCCAGGTCCGTCACGGCGAGACCTACACGATTCGCGTCCGCGGATCCAAGGCGAAGTACGTCTACGCCACCCCCGCGCCGGGCAAGCCGCACCGCGGCTCGGTCCCGTTCAAGAAGGCCGGCAAGAACACGTGGGCCCTCGGCGTGACGATGTCGATGACGACGAGCGCCACCCGCTCGTGGAACCTCGGCTACACGCAGCACGGCAAGCTGCACGTCATCAAGGTGAAGGTCATCGGCTGA
- a CDS encoding TetR/AcrR family transcriptional regulator: MTESPTRTPQPERTRLMRQRLLEATVDSLVEVGWAGTSTTVVSQRAGVSRGAQLHHFPSKQDLVVAAVEYIAERRREELAIDPDELPESGRTRVVLGLLSHLVTSPAFLAALELWVAARTDPDLLEKVAPFERRLGRETHARAVELLEVDESRGRNRQLVQATLDLLRGLGLAATLTDDSARRASILDAWADTLDRELER, translated from the coding sequence GTGACCGAAAGCCCCACGAGGACCCCGCAGCCCGAGCGCACGCGGCTCATGCGCCAGCGGCTCCTCGAGGCCACGGTCGACTCGCTGGTGGAGGTCGGCTGGGCCGGCACGTCGACGACGGTCGTGAGTCAGCGCGCCGGGGTCAGTCGCGGTGCGCAGCTGCACCACTTCCCCAGCAAGCAGGACCTCGTCGTCGCGGCCGTGGAGTACATCGCCGAGCGCCGCCGCGAGGAGCTGGCGATCGACCCGGACGAGCTGCCCGAGAGCGGGCGCACCCGGGTGGTCCTGGGCCTGCTGTCCCACCTCGTCACCTCGCCGGCGTTCCTCGCTGCGCTGGAGCTGTGGGTCGCGGCGCGGACCGACCCCGACCTGCTGGAGAAGGTGGCGCCGTTCGAGCGCCGGCTGGGCCGCGAGACGCACGCGCGCGCCGTGGAGCTGCTGGAGGTCGACGAGTCGCGCGGCCGCAACCGCCAGCTGGTCCAGGCCACGCTCGACCTCCTGCGCGGCCTCGGCCTGGCCGCCACGCTGACCGACGACTCCGCACGCCGGGCCTCGATCCTCGACGCCTGGGCCGACACCCTCGACCGAGAACTGGAACGATGA
- a CDS encoding TIGR03084 family metal-binding protein codes for MSKLDTVLDDLAAESLQLDGWVAGLTPDHWGTVTTPEGWTVAHQVAHLHWTDVTSTYAINDKSAFDALIVAALEDPEGYIDQATDELAQEPPESLLPAWRQGRSDLVEALQSVPDGNKIPWFGPPMSPVSMATARLMETWAHGHDVAEALGIAVPRTDRAKHVCHIGVRTFAFTHQMRGEEPPAVEPRVELTAPSGELWTWGPEDSEERVTGDGWDFALLATRRRHRSDVDVTATGPAADHWLDIVQAFAGLPGNDPRPLAER; via the coding sequence ATGAGCAAACTCGACACTGTCCTGGACGACCTCGCCGCGGAATCGCTGCAGCTGGACGGGTGGGTCGCCGGCCTGACGCCCGACCACTGGGGCACCGTCACCACCCCCGAGGGCTGGACCGTCGCCCACCAGGTGGCGCACCTGCACTGGACCGACGTCACCTCGACGTACGCGATCAACGACAAGTCTGCGTTCGACGCCCTGATCGTGGCGGCGCTGGAGGATCCCGAGGGCTACATCGACCAGGCCACCGACGAGCTGGCGCAGGAGCCGCCGGAGTCGCTGCTGCCGGCGTGGCGCCAGGGTCGCAGCGACCTCGTCGAGGCGCTGCAGTCGGTCCCCGACGGTAACAAGATCCCGTGGTTCGGACCGCCGATGAGTCCCGTCTCGATGGCCACCGCGCGGCTGATGGAGACGTGGGCCCACGGGCACGACGTCGCCGAGGCCCTCGGCATCGCGGTGCCGCGCACCGACCGCGCCAAGCACGTCTGCCACATCGGCGTGCGCACCTTCGCCTTCACGCACCAGATGCGCGGCGAGGAGCCGCCGGCCGTCGAGCCGCGCGTCGAGCTGACCGCGCCGTCGGGCGAGCTGTGGACGTGGGGCCCCGAGGACTCCGAGGAGCGCGTCACCGGCGACGGCTGGGACTTCGCCCTCCTCGCCACCCGGCGCCGCCACCGCTCCGACGTCGACGTCACCGCCACCGGCCCCGCCGCCGACCACTGGCTCGACATCGTCCAGGCCTTCGCCGGCCTCCCGGGCAACGACCCCCGGCCGCTGGCCGAGCGCTGA
- a CDS encoding nuclear transport factor 2 family protein, which produces MTTQTRLEVLDRYLEGFRRSDHAMVLGCLTDDVVWHVHGLRTTRGRAEFDTEIENPDFDGSPELTVNRTTEAGDVLVITGTGAGRHRQAGRFSFVFCDLFTFRGDLIAEVESYVVPVG; this is translated from the coding sequence ATGACCACCCAGACCCGGCTCGAGGTCCTCGACCGCTATCTGGAGGGCTTTCGTCGCAGCGACCACGCGATGGTGCTCGGCTGCCTGACGGACGACGTGGTGTGGCACGTGCACGGCCTGCGCACCACGCGCGGCAGGGCTGAGTTCGACACCGAGATCGAGAACCCCGACTTCGATGGCAGCCCGGAGCTGACCGTGAACCGGACGACCGAGGCGGGCGACGTCCTCGTGATCACCGGGACGGGAGCCGGCCGTCACCGGCAGGCCGGGCGGTTCTCCTTCGTCTTCTGTGACCTGTTCACGTTCCGCGGCGACCTCATCGCCGAGGTCGAGTCGTACGTCGTGCCGGTCGGCTGA
- a CDS encoding DUF1990 family protein, whose amino-acid sequence MVDVLPASEADRLRAAPFTYSPVGATPAPQPGFHHFTRQRTLTRRDFAGAVEDLLAWRVQERSGLHVRASDARAQVGTVVQMTLGLGTVGVKIPCRVVHVIEEPDRAGFAYGSLPGHPESGEESFVVERRTDGSLTFTIAAYSRPATRLARLGGPLTTLVQTAMTRRYLRALDRV is encoded by the coding sequence ATGGTCGACGTCCTCCCCGCGAGCGAAGCGGATCGGCTGCGGGCCGCTCCGTTCACCTACTCACCCGTGGGCGCGACGCCCGCGCCGCAGCCCGGCTTCCACCACTTCACGAGGCAGCGCACGCTGACTCGGCGGGACTTCGCCGGAGCCGTCGAGGACCTCCTCGCATGGCGCGTGCAGGAGCGGTCGGGGCTCCACGTGAGGGCGTCCGACGCCCGAGCGCAGGTCGGAACGGTCGTGCAGATGACCCTGGGCCTCGGCACGGTCGGCGTGAAGATCCCCTGCCGGGTGGTCCACGTCATCGAGGAGCCCGACCGGGCGGGCTTCGCCTACGGATCCCTGCCGGGACACCCGGAGTCGGGGGAGGAGTCCTTCGTCGTGGAGCGCCGCACGGACGGATCGCTGACCTTCACGATCGCTGCCTACTCACGGCCCGCCACCCGGCTGGCGCGGCTGGGCGGGCCCCTGACGACGCTGGTCCAGACCGCGATGACGCGCCGGTACCTCCGGGCCCTCGACCGGGTCTGA
- a CDS encoding DUF1214 domain-containing protein, producing MALHVNADNFVGAETARMFHDFQAEAGAVNVFSHVREPSPIENQLVVRLNRDTLYSFAVVDLAQDVVLTLPDCGERYLSAMLVNEGHFVPLVLHAAGPHRLTQNEVGSRYAALAIRILVDSQDPDDVAEVNRLQDTLSIQAGSAVPFALDDYDKASFDATRDALLKLAAGLSSFDRTFGRPDEVDPVRHLIGTAAGWGGLPSSEAAYVGVQPDGDGPYELTMADVPVDGFWSISVYDAKGFFAQNDRDSYSINNIVGVPNEDGSVTVRFGDFGPDVPNAIPTPEGWNFLVRLYRPRPEIHDGTWKVPALVPVS from the coding sequence ATGGCCCTCCACGTGAACGCCGACAACTTCGTCGGCGCCGAGACCGCCCGCATGTTCCACGACTTCCAGGCGGAGGCCGGTGCGGTCAACGTGTTCTCGCACGTGCGGGAGCCCTCCCCCATCGAGAACCAGCTCGTGGTGCGGCTCAACCGCGACACGCTCTACAGCTTCGCGGTCGTCGATCTCGCGCAGGACGTGGTGCTCACCCTGCCCGATTGCGGCGAGCGCTACCTGTCGGCGATGCTCGTGAACGAGGGTCACTTCGTCCCGCTCGTGCTGCACGCCGCCGGCCCGCACCGGCTCACCCAGAACGAGGTCGGGAGCCGCTACGCGGCGCTCGCGATCCGGATCCTCGTCGACTCGCAGGACCCCGATGACGTCGCCGAGGTCAACCGCCTGCAGGACACGCTCTCGATCCAGGCCGGCTCGGCGGTGCCCTTCGCGCTCGACGACTACGACAAGGCCAGCTTCGACGCCACCCGTGACGCGCTCCTGAAGCTCGCCGCCGGGCTCTCCAGCTTCGATCGGACGTTCGGCCGGCCCGACGAGGTCGACCCCGTCCGACACCTCATCGGTACGGCCGCCGGCTGGGGTGGCCTGCCGTCCTCCGAGGCGGCCTACGTGGGCGTGCAGCCCGACGGCGACGGCCCGTACGAGCTCACGATGGCCGACGTGCCCGTCGACGGCTTCTGGTCGATCTCGGTCTACGACGCGAAGGGCTTCTTCGCCCAGAACGACCGCGACTCCTACAGCATCAACAACATCGTCGGCGTGCCGAACGAGGACGGGTCCGTGACCGTGCGCTTCGGCGACTTCGGACCCGACGTGCCGAACGCGATCCCCACGCCGGAGGGCTGGAACTTCCTCGTGCGGCTCTACCGGCCGCGCCCCGAGATCCACGACGGCACGTGGAAGGTGCCCGCGCTCGTCCCGGTCTCCTGA
- a CDS encoding GlsB/YeaQ/YmgE family stress response membrane protein, translating into MLILAIIVFGILVGGLAQMALGRRMESVNWTLAIAAGLIGSLLGGLVASLIAGDGLELRASGLIGSFLGAIVVTAAWGALSTRRA; encoded by the coding sequence ATGCTCATCCTCGCGATCATCGTGTTCGGAATCCTCGTCGGCGGCCTCGCCCAGATGGCGCTCGGCCGCCGCATGGAGTCGGTGAACTGGACCCTGGCGATCGCTGCCGGCCTCATCGGCTCGCTGCTCGGCGGACTCGTCGCCAGCCTGATCGCGGGCGACGGCCTGGAGCTCCGCGCGAGCGGACTGATCGGCTCCTTCCTCGGCGCCATCGTCGTCACCGCGGCCTGGGGCGCGCTCTCCACGCGCCGCGCCTGA
- a CDS encoding P-loop ATPase, Sll1717 family, whose protein sequence is MEHLFFGYAESDTNARECLQRVSNRVAEFANVAQSVPWEDLKVDGKLIINDILDAIAKCSIGIFDVTSLNNNVLFELGVAIGSGKRVVITREKDNQTTDRLFREFALLTTTGYTGYVNSDQLLASITELVANPPPPLLDSLLGEVDNPVIPDQLLYVPSMREDESSRALSRLVERHESLRVFRLELDEHGTSPLAWLTQQIYNSPFALFHLTPPEAYLSETSNRRCALLSGIALGMSHQVRLVMHSKEPVAMDFRDLRIAFTNSRNLVERAETWLTGLKFERNAPSRIRKHLPAELAALRFGNHVAEADATGLETYFVETRDFLDVKEGTATIFTGRKGTGKTASMLRAASELRDDARNLVCVIKPASYELEALCDLLQKISVSHIGTYLIEGVWKYLLYTEVAGALIRQVEATPAGVLAGSAIDDVRTALEQVHHGHNASFSARLEDLLQNLDVNFDDLVEQSGIEETRRTIGRALYGGHIGRLRNLLTTALADKRRVAVLIDNLDKAWERGADLETMSSVIFGLLTAVGRVSDEFARESGKDEKKLRFTLTAFLRSDIYAYVRTQAREPDKIAASEIEWRDTDLLSRVLEDRFMASRNGKSSPSDLWTEYFAPEIRGIKSREYILSRVQPRPRDLIFFANAAVLAATNARNHIIDSVDVDKAESAYSQFAYEALLVEGVAVGIDMEELLMSFVGENAQLSEGELRDVLEEGGLPTEAHSEYIRILRQHGFLGLQVAPGSFDFGGTPGEMQKAHILATKLQKTAGGPRLYEVHPAYRRHLLIEERS, encoded by the coding sequence GTGGAGCACCTCTTTTTTGGCTACGCCGAGTCCGACACGAACGCTCGAGAGTGCCTTCAGCGCGTCTCCAATCGCGTCGCAGAGTTTGCCAATGTAGCCCAGTCAGTTCCGTGGGAGGACCTGAAGGTCGACGGGAAACTGATCATCAATGACATCCTCGACGCGATCGCGAAGTGCTCAATTGGGATCTTCGACGTCACAAGCCTGAACAACAACGTCCTGTTCGAACTCGGGGTAGCGATCGGGTCCGGGAAGCGAGTGGTGATAACTCGCGAGAAGGACAATCAGACCACCGACAGGCTCTTTCGCGAGTTTGCATTGCTCACGACAACTGGCTACACGGGGTATGTCAATTCAGACCAGCTCCTCGCGTCGATCACCGAATTAGTTGCGAACCCGCCGCCACCGCTTCTGGACTCTCTGCTTGGCGAAGTGGACAACCCCGTTATCCCCGACCAACTCCTGTACGTACCAAGCATGCGGGAGGACGAATCTTCTCGTGCGCTCTCGAGACTCGTCGAGCGACATGAGAGCCTTCGCGTCTTCCGACTCGAACTCGATGAACACGGCACTTCGCCTCTTGCCTGGTTGACGCAGCAGATCTACAACAGTCCATTCGCGCTCTTTCACCTGACGCCCCCAGAGGCATATCTGTCGGAGACCTCAAACCGCCGTTGTGCGCTCTTGTCGGGAATCGCACTTGGAATGTCACATCAAGTTCGCCTCGTCATGCACAGCAAAGAGCCCGTCGCCATGGACTTCCGGGATCTGCGCATCGCTTTCACAAACTCGCGCAACTTGGTCGAGCGCGCCGAAACTTGGCTGACGGGCCTCAAGTTCGAACGGAATGCGCCCAGCAGGATAAGGAAGCATCTCCCCGCCGAACTGGCAGCGCTCCGATTCGGGAATCACGTCGCCGAGGCTGACGCGACCGGGCTAGAAACATACTTCGTCGAGACGCGGGATTTCCTCGATGTCAAGGAAGGCACTGCAACGATCTTTACGGGACGTAAAGGAACCGGCAAGACCGCCAGCATGCTTCGCGCCGCGTCAGAACTTCGCGATGATGCCCGCAATCTCGTCTGCGTTATCAAACCCGCTTCCTACGAATTGGAGGCGCTTTGTGATCTGTTACAAAAGATCAGCGTCTCGCACATCGGGACCTACCTGATTGAGGGCGTTTGGAAGTATCTCCTGTACACAGAAGTCGCTGGTGCGCTAATTCGCCAGGTCGAGGCCACACCGGCGGGGGTTCTCGCGGGATCAGCGATTGATGACGTCCGCACGGCCCTCGAGCAAGTGCATCACGGGCACAATGCCTCCTTTTCGGCGCGCCTCGAAGATCTCCTCCAGAACTTGGATGTCAATTTCGACGACTTAGTCGAGCAATCCGGAATCGAGGAGACGCGACGGACGATCGGTCGAGCGCTCTATGGCGGCCACATTGGGAGACTGCGCAACCTGCTGACGACCGCTCTGGCCGACAAGCGGCGGGTGGCGGTGCTGATCGATAACCTTGACAAGGCTTGGGAGCGCGGAGCCGACCTGGAAACTATGTCCTCGGTCATTTTCGGGCTGCTCACTGCCGTGGGACGAGTTTCGGACGAGTTTGCACGCGAATCCGGTAAGGACGAAAAGAAGTTGCGGTTCACGCTCACGGCTTTCCTTCGGAGCGACATCTACGCCTACGTGCGGACTCAGGCACGCGAGCCCGACAAGATCGCCGCATCAGAGATCGAATGGCGCGACACAGACCTCCTTTCCCGCGTTCTTGAGGACCGATTCATGGCGTCCCGTAACGGCAAGTCTTCACCGTCAGACCTGTGGACCGAGTACTTCGCTCCAGAGATTCGTGGAATCAAATCGCGCGAGTACATCTTGTCGCGCGTGCAGCCAAGGCCGCGAGACCTGATTTTCTTCGCCAACGCCGCCGTCCTCGCCGCTACGAACGCGCGAAACCACATCATTGATTCGGTAGACGTTGACAAAGCTGAGAGCGCTTACAGCCAGTTCGCTTACGAGGCTCTCTTGGTCGAGGGGGTCGCGGTAGGCATCGACATGGAGGAACTGCTCATGTCCTTCGTCGGCGAGAATGCCCAACTGTCTGAGGGCGAGCTCCGCGACGTCCTTGAGGAAGGCGGCCTGCCCACGGAAGCTCACTCCGAGTACATTCGAATCCTGCGCCAGCATGGATTCCTAGGCCTCCAGGTCGCGCCTGGGTCGTTCGACTTCGGGGGCACGCCGGGCGAGATGCAGAAGGCGCACATTCTCGCCACCAAGCTTCAGAAGACAGCAGGTGGACCCCGCTTGTACGAAGTTCATCCGGCATACCGGCGGCACCTGCTCATCGAGGAACGTAGCTAG
- a CDS encoding alcohol dehydrogenase catalytic domain-containing protein, whose product MKIRGAVLETIGASSPFEQSRPLRVAELDLAEPGPTEVLVRVEAAGVCHSDLSVVDGKRPRPVPMLLGHEAAGRVEQVGAEVTDLAVGQRVIMTFLPRCGECAGCATDGMAPCVPGSVANGGGELLAGGSRLTRDGSPVTHHLGVSAFATHAVVDHRSLVPVDDDVPPNMAAVLGCAVLTGGGAIINVAKPTPGQTVAVVGLGGVGLAAALTALSYEGVRVVGIDPLEHKRAAALQAGVHEALTPAEAAESGFKADAVIEAVGSGRVFAAAIALTAPGGKTITVGLPAPDDTIELSPLALVAEGKTLVGSYLGSAVPKRDIPVFVELWRAGRLQLEHLVSSTIALDDINRAMDDLADGSELRQIIDFTKE is encoded by the coding sequence GTGAAGATTCGTGGCGCCGTCCTGGAGACCATCGGGGCATCGAGCCCCTTCGAGCAGTCCCGGCCCCTGCGGGTGGCCGAGCTCGACCTGGCCGAGCCCGGGCCCACCGAGGTGCTCGTGCGGGTCGAGGCGGCGGGGGTGTGCCACTCCGACCTCTCGGTCGTCGACGGCAAGCGCCCGCGCCCCGTGCCGATGCTGCTCGGGCACGAGGCCGCCGGTCGGGTCGAGCAGGTCGGGGCCGAGGTCACCGACCTCGCCGTGGGCCAGCGGGTCATCATGACGTTCCTGCCGCGCTGCGGTGAGTGCGCGGGCTGCGCGACGGACGGCATGGCGCCGTGCGTGCCCGGCTCGGTGGCCAACGGTGGCGGCGAGCTGCTCGCCGGTGGCAGCCGGCTCACCCGCGACGGCTCGCCCGTCACGCACCACCTCGGCGTCTCGGCGTTCGCCACCCACGCGGTCGTGGACCATCGCTCGCTCGTCCCCGTCGACGACGACGTGCCGCCGAACATGGCCGCCGTCCTCGGCTGCGCGGTGCTCACGGGCGGCGGCGCGATCATCAACGTCGCGAAGCCGACGCCGGGCCAGACCGTGGCCGTGGTCGGCCTCGGCGGTGTCGGCCTGGCGGCGGCGCTGACCGCGCTGTCGTACGAGGGTGTGCGCGTCGTCGGCATCGACCCGCTCGAGCACAAGCGCGCTGCCGCGCTGCAGGCCGGCGTGCACGAGGCGCTCACACCGGCCGAGGCGGCCGAGTCGGGCTTCAAGGCGGACGCCGTCATCGAGGCCGTCGGCAGTGGCCGCGTCTTCGCCGCCGCGATCGCGCTCACGGCTCCCGGCGGCAAGACGATCACCGTGGGACTGCCGGCGCCCGACGACACGATTGAGCTGTCGCCGCTGGCCCTCGTGGCCGAGGGCAAGACGCTGGTCGGCAGCTATCTCGGCTCAGCCGTGCCGAAGCGCGACATCCCCGTGTTCGTCGAGCTGTGGCGTGCCGGACGCCTGCAACTGGAGCACCTCGTCAGCTCCACGATCGCGCTGGACGACATCAACCGCGCCATGGACGACCTGGCCGACGGGTCCGAGCTGCGCCAGATCATCGACTTCACGAAGGAGTGA